The Nitrospira sp. genome contains a region encoding:
- a CDS encoding exo-alpha-sialidase, which yields MSNVRLLVGTRKGAFILTSDGTRKRWDVQGPHFGGWELYHVKGSAIEPDRLYASQTSSWFGQVIQRSDDGGKTWNAPGTKPEDLMGSDGMPKGESNMFLYDSSTETGKPLTTHQHYDGSQRPWEFKRVWHLEPSLTDPDTVYAGVEDAALFRSIDGGRTWHELAGLRDVKGNLWQPGAGGMCLHTVMLDRTNPQRIYIAISAAGAFRTDDGGRTWRAINRGLKSQYELPDADADVGHCVHNIAMHPSRPNVLFMQKHWDVLRSDDAGESWHEISGNLPSDFGFPITVHAHEPNTVYVVPIKSDSEHYPPEGKLRVYRSRTGGDEWEALTKGLPQENCYVNILRDAMTVDQLDPCGIYFGTTGGQVYGSADGGDSWAPIVRDLPAVLSVEVQTLT from the coding sequence ATGAGCAACGTGCGACTGCTGGTCGGCACCAGAAAAGGGGCGTTCATTCTGACGTCGGACGGCACACGGAAACGGTGGGACGTGCAAGGGCCGCACTTCGGCGGATGGGAGCTCTACCACGTCAAGGGCTCGGCGATCGAACCAGATCGGTTGTATGCCTCGCAAACCAGCAGTTGGTTCGGGCAAGTCATTCAACGTTCGGATGATGGCGGAAAAACCTGGAACGCCCCCGGTACCAAACCCGAGGATCTGATGGGGTCCGACGGCATGCCGAAGGGTGAGAGCAACATGTTTCTCTACGACTCGTCCACGGAGACAGGGAAACCCCTCACCACGCACCAACATTATGACGGCTCGCAGCGTCCATGGGAATTCAAGCGGGTATGGCATCTCGAACCGTCATTGACTGATCCCGATACGGTCTACGCCGGCGTCGAGGACGCGGCTTTATTCCGTTCAATCGACGGCGGACGGACATGGCACGAACTTGCCGGGCTGCGCGATGTGAAGGGAAATCTGTGGCAGCCGGGTGCCGGAGGGATGTGCTTACATACGGTCATGTTGGACCGGACAAATCCTCAGCGCATATATATTGCTATCTCCGCGGCCGGTGCATTCCGGACGGATGATGGTGGCCGGACATGGCGGGCGATCAACCGCGGTTTGAAATCACAATATGAGTTACCAGACGCGGACGCAGATGTCGGCCACTGCGTGCACAATATCGCCATGCATCCGTCTCGCCCGAACGTGCTCTTCATGCAGAAGCACTGGGATGTGTTGCGGAGCGACGATGCTGGAGAGTCCTGGCACGAGATCAGCGGCAACTTGCCGAGTGATTTTGGGTTCCCGATCACCGTCCATGCCCATGAACCGAACACGGTCTATGTCGTGCCGATCAAGAGCGACTCCGAACACTATCCTCCGGAAGGCAAGCTGCGCGTGTATCGCAGCCGCACGGGCGGCGACGAATGGGAGGCGCTGACGAAGGGCCTGCCGCAAGAGAATTGCTACGTCAATATTCTGCGGGACGCGATGACCGTCGATCAGCTCGATCCCTGCGGCATTTATTTTGGAACGACCGGTGGCCAAGTGTATGGCTCGGCCGATGGCGGCGACAGTTGGGCGCCCATCGTCCGGGACCTGCCGGCGGTCTTGTCAGTCGAGGTGCAGACACTGACTTAA
- a CDS encoding MoaD/ThiS family protein, translating to MVRVILPQHLRTLARVSGEVTLEVNGPVTQRAVLDALETCYPVLRGTVRDHVTHKRRAFVRFFACEQDLSHESPDTPLPDAVVTGNEPFLIVGAMAGG from the coding sequence ATGGTACGTGTCATTCTGCCGCAACATCTGCGAACCTTGGCGCGTGTCAGCGGGGAAGTGACCCTTGAGGTCAACGGTCCGGTGACACAACGCGCGGTCCTCGACGCGCTTGAAACCTGCTATCCGGTGTTGCGCGGGACGGTGCGCGATCACGTGACGCATAAGCGCCGGGCGTTCGTGCGCTTCTTCGCCTGCGAGCAGGATCTCTCTCACGAATCGCCCGATACTCCCCTGCCCGACGCCGTCGTGACGGGAAACGAGCCGTTCCTGATCGTGGGGGCGATGGCCGGCGGATAG
- a CDS encoding VOC family protein: MNKPVKPIPDGMHTVTPHLVCAGAADAIAFYKKAFNAVELGKVPGPEGKLLHALIRIGDSPVMLVDEFPSHNSFGPKSLKGSPVTIHLYVQDVEAVFNQAVAAGAKITMPVADMFWGDRYGLLEDPFGHHWSIATHVRDVNPEELQKEAGKVCG, translated from the coding sequence ATGAACAAGCCGGTCAAGCCGATTCCGGATGGGATGCATACGGTTACTCCGCACTTGGTGTGCGCCGGAGCCGCCGATGCGATTGCATTCTACAAGAAGGCCTTCAATGCTGTGGAATTGGGCAAAGTACCAGGACCAGAAGGAAAACTCCTCCATGCCTTGATTCGCATCGGCGATTCTCCTGTCATGCTCGTCGATGAATTTCCCAGTCATAACTCATTCGGGCCAAAGTCACTCAAAGGTTCGCCCGTCACCATCCATCTCTATGTTCAGGACGTAGAGGCGGTCTTCAACCAAGCGGTTGCAGCCGGCGCGAAAATCACGATGCCCGTCGCCGACATGTTCTGGGGAGATCGGTACGGCCTGCTCGAAGATCCGTTCGGACACCACTGGTCTATCGCCACGCATGTTCGCGACGTGAATCCGGAAGAATTGCAAAAGGAAGCGGGGAAGGTGTGCGGCTAG
- a CDS encoding DUF1428 domain-containing protein, producing the protein MARYVDGFVLPVPKKKLNAYRRLAQKAGQIWREHGALDYKECVGDDLNIKMGVPFPRQMRSKPGETIVFAYILYKSRAHRDRVNAKVMKDPRVANMCDPKDMPFDCERMVYGGFKVLVDA; encoded by the coding sequence ATGGCCCGCTATGTCGATGGATTTGTCTTGCCCGTTCCGAAGAAGAAATTGAACGCTTACCGCCGCCTGGCACAGAAGGCGGGGCAAATTTGGCGCGAACATGGCGCGCTCGACTATAAAGAGTGCGTCGGCGACGATCTCAACATCAAGATGGGAGTTCCTTTCCCGCGGCAGATGAGGAGCAAGCCCGGTGAGACGATCGTGTTCGCCTATATTCTCTATAAATCGCGCGCGCATCGGGATCGCGTCAACGCCAAGGTCATGAAGGACCCACGTGTTGCCAACATGTGCGACCCAAAGGATATGCCGTTCGACTGTGAGCGCATGGTCTATGGAGGCTTCAAGGTTCTGGTGGACGCCTAA
- a CDS encoding peptidylprolyl isomerase — translation MTVSHGKQVTLEYTLKLDDQSIVDTNVGGEPLKVTQGSHQLIPGVEKAIEGMASGEKKKFTVAPTEGYGTVDPNAFQEVDKKMVPADSRKVGTQLEGKTADGQKVFPRVSEIKSDTVVLDFNHPLAGKTLYLDIKVLDVAMAPLSK, via the coding sequence ATGACTGTTTCACACGGTAAGCAAGTCACTTTGGAGTATACGCTCAAGCTGGACGATCAATCGATCGTGGATACGAACGTGGGTGGGGAGCCGTTGAAGGTGACACAGGGCAGCCATCAACTCATTCCGGGTGTCGAAAAGGCGATCGAGGGCATGGCGTCCGGAGAGAAAAAGAAGTTCACGGTCGCCCCCACCGAGGGCTATGGCACTGTCGATCCCAATGCGTTTCAGGAGGTGGACAAGAAGATGGTGCCGGCTGACTCCCGGAAAGTGGGGACACAGCTGGAAGGGAAAACCGCCGATGGACAAAAGGTATTTCCGCGTGTCTCGGAAATAAAAAGCGATACCGTCGTGCTCGACTTCAACCATCCGCTCGCCGGCAAGACGCTCTATCTCGACATCAAAGTCCTGGACGTCGCCATGGCACCGTTATCAAAGTGA
- a CDS encoding CHAT domain-containing protein, which translates to MSTKQKQIMQSEPDRRIHDMDWEQFETQLSGSARRNKSRTVLDEALKDHFGPQKLERLQRLADRARSARQKREPLRGNIIFIPGIMGSELAVTEDGDDDTVWVSFLRLIRGGIKKLQLAPDGSREADSTLRVNPSGLDKDSYAEAILWLKAYWNVEPFAYDWRKDLDKAAEGLKCLVETKFKDQPVHLVAHSMGGLVSRNFIRLYPKTWKGMSEPKKVQGGRLIMLGTPNYGSYAIAQAMVAKDKLVKWLAAADLRHDLDEVLGVLNGFVGSYQLLPAHAKLSVPEQSLYDRGTWGRYPILASHLNRARKFHTDLDVPATTDPERMTYIAGCNQETVCGVKIDAPGMFEFDSTLKGDGRVTYALGLLPGVATYYVDEIHGDLQKNEQVLEAIDEILRTGRTGALPTEPVAARAVRSVPSPRVRAVQDRQDAEEIRQIAEATNANQSSAAERRRAEQLLRQAVMAQASSKVRAVTDSALAETHAIRKKKTQREEPISLNVEVVQGDIRDIKTPAVVVGHYRGVPPVRAVGALDQALEFWISKAVKRGIIGGGLGEVFLIPNVRKSLAANAVILAGMGEYGRFNREDLDLLFANVTYGVTALGWREFATVVVGSGEGNLSLEQAIEGMLQGVGSALRQLKDQGHLETLRIVEYDSNRLKVIKELLKRISQNQNDGLKLHVTERQLPKRAHRKQQLKPANQDTMKGSRITIERDHDVFRFSAIREQAVIPVREITIQSSYAEGAAELLKESRSLEDQQKYGKLLHSYLMPEDFQDMVDITPLTLMVDRSTAAFPWEMAAFEQHGKPIFYGPGRQLTRQFRTTLSGPPGLIAPPTADSLRVLVIADPAPEVDLQLPGAREEGRAVVKVLQSMKEKQGLNISIEQRIGANECDPVELLALILSEEFDLIHYSGHGDFDEKNPSKSGWIFGKENVLSARDVFRARHVPRLIFANACFSGVVRSGKPFTLQESNRSLAGLAQAFFERGVQNYIGTGWPVDDAAALEFAKVFYTEALCGNDLGISLSKARAAILMSGSTWGAYQHYGQATAKLIALSKKNGTSAS; encoded by the coding sequence ATGAGCACAAAACAGAAGCAGATCATGCAGAGCGAGCCGGATCGTCGGATCCATGACATGGATTGGGAACAGTTTGAAACTCAGCTCTCCGGTTCCGCGCGCCGAAACAAATCCAGAACCGTATTGGATGAGGCGTTGAAAGACCACTTCGGACCCCAGAAGCTCGAACGGCTGCAACGCCTGGCCGATCGTGCGAGGTCAGCTCGCCAGAAGCGCGAGCCGTTGCGAGGCAATATCATCTTCATCCCCGGCATCATGGGGTCCGAGTTGGCCGTCACGGAAGATGGCGATGATGACACCGTGTGGGTCAGTTTCTTGCGGCTCATAAGAGGGGGAATTAAAAAGCTACAACTCGCTCCGGACGGTTCGCGAGAGGCCGATTCAACCTTGCGCGTCAATCCCAGCGGACTCGACAAAGATAGCTATGCAGAGGCGATTTTGTGGCTGAAAGCATACTGGAATGTTGAACCCTTTGCCTACGACTGGCGGAAAGATTTGGACAAAGCGGCGGAAGGCTTGAAATGTCTCGTGGAAACGAAGTTCAAAGACCAACCGGTCCACCTGGTCGCCCATTCCATGGGAGGTCTCGTGTCCCGGAATTTTATTCGGCTGTATCCCAAGACGTGGAAAGGCATGTCCGAGCCGAAAAAAGTTCAGGGTGGTCGCCTCATTATGCTGGGAACGCCGAACTATGGTTCGTATGCCATTGCGCAAGCGATGGTGGCGAAAGACAAGCTCGTGAAGTGGTTGGCAGCGGCAGATCTGCGACACGACTTGGACGAGGTACTGGGCGTCCTGAATGGATTCGTGGGGAGTTATCAGTTACTCCCTGCACATGCGAAGCTGTCTGTCCCAGAACAAAGTCTCTACGATCGAGGTACTTGGGGCCGATATCCCATCCTGGCTTCCCATCTCAATAGGGCGCGCAAGTTCCACACGGACCTCGATGTGCCGGCAACGACCGATCCAGAGCGGATGACCTATATCGCCGGCTGCAATCAGGAAACGGTGTGCGGGGTGAAGATCGATGCGCCCGGCATGTTCGAGTTCGACAGTACCTTAAAAGGCGATGGTCGCGTCACGTACGCACTGGGGCTACTCCCCGGTGTGGCGACATACTATGTCGACGAGATCCATGGTGATCTCCAGAAGAATGAACAGGTGCTCGAGGCCATTGATGAGATCCTGCGAACCGGTAGGACCGGCGCATTGCCAACGGAACCAGTCGCCGCCCGCGCAGTCCGCTCCGTGCCGTCCCCGCGAGTTCGTGCCGTGCAAGATCGGCAGGATGCCGAGGAGATTCGCCAAATCGCGGAAGCGACGAATGCCAACCAAAGCAGTGCCGCAGAGCGCCGTCGGGCGGAGCAATTGCTCAGACAAGCTGTCATGGCGCAGGCCTCTTCAAAGGTCCGGGCGGTGACGGACTCAGCGCTGGCCGAAACCCACGCAATTCGGAAAAAGAAAACTCAAAGAGAAGAGCCCATCTCCCTGAACGTTGAAGTCGTTCAGGGTGACATTCGGGATATCAAGACACCGGCGGTGGTTGTCGGCCACTACCGAGGAGTGCCGCCGGTGCGGGCGGTTGGAGCGCTGGACCAAGCGCTGGAGTTCTGGATTTCCAAGGCCGTCAAACGCGGCATTATCGGTGGCGGGCTCGGCGAAGTGTTTCTCATCCCCAATGTGCGTAAATCTCTTGCCGCCAATGCCGTGATCCTCGCCGGTATGGGCGAATACGGTCGTTTCAATCGGGAGGATCTGGATCTCCTCTTCGCCAATGTTACTTACGGCGTCACTGCGCTCGGATGGCGCGAATTTGCTACGGTCGTCGTCGGTTCGGGAGAAGGCAATTTGTCCTTAGAGCAGGCGATCGAAGGCATGCTGCAAGGCGTGGGGTCAGCGCTCAGACAACTCAAGGACCAAGGACATCTCGAGACCCTGCGTATCGTGGAGTACGACAGTAATCGCTTGAAGGTGATCAAGGAACTGTTGAAGAGAATCTCACAGAACCAGAACGATGGCTTGAAATTGCACGTGACGGAGCGGCAGCTTCCGAAGCGTGCGCATCGCAAACAACAACTGAAGCCTGCCAACCAGGATACGATGAAGGGGAGTCGGATTACGATCGAACGGGACCATGACGTGTTCCGATTCTCAGCCATCAGGGAACAGGCGGTTATTCCAGTCCGAGAAATCACGATTCAGTCCTCATATGCAGAAGGAGCGGCCGAGCTCCTGAAGGAGTCTCGAAGTTTGGAGGATCAGCAGAAATATGGGAAGCTCTTGCACAGCTACCTCATGCCGGAGGACTTCCAGGACATGGTGGATATCACCCCGCTCACCCTCATGGTTGACCGATCCACGGCGGCATTCCCGTGGGAGATGGCTGCATTCGAGCAACACGGAAAGCCTATTTTTTATGGACCGGGGCGGCAACTGACGCGGCAATTTCGCACCACCTTGTCGGGCCCGCCGGGACTGATTGCGCCACCGACTGCCGACAGCCTGCGCGTGCTGGTCATCGCTGACCCGGCTCCGGAGGTGGACCTGCAGTTGCCGGGAGCGCGGGAGGAAGGTCGTGCTGTGGTGAAAGTTCTGCAAAGCATGAAGGAGAAACAGGGGCTGAATATCTCGATCGAGCAACGAATCGGGGCGAATGAATGTGATCCGGTTGAACTGCTTGCGCTGATCCTGAGCGAGGAGTTCGATCTGATTCACTACTCGGGGCACGGCGACTTCGATGAGAAAAATCCTTCCAAGAGCGGATGGATCTTCGGTAAAGAGAACGTGCTGTCTGCAAGGGATGTCTTTCGAGCGCGGCACGTGCCGCGCCTGATTTTTGCCAATGCTTGCTTTTCCGGCGTCGTTCGATCCGGAAAGCCCTTTACGCTGCAGGAATCGAATCGAAGCCTCGCGGGGTTGGCCCAAGCCTTTTTTGAGCGAGGCGTCCAGAACTACATTGGAACCGGCTGGCCTGTGGATGACGCAGCGGCATTGGAGTTTGCGAAGGTCTTCTATACGGAAGCGCTGTGCGGCAATGATCTTGGGATCTCTCTATCGAAGGCCAGAGCAGCAATCCTCATGAGTGGGTCGACATGGGGGGCCTATCAGCACTACGGCCAAGCCACCGCGAAACTGATCGCCCTGTCGAAGAAGAACGGCACAAGCGCCTCGTAG
- a CDS encoding patatin-like phospholipase family protein — protein sequence MSEQLKARIKATGPKKILALDGGGIRGMITIEILAAIEELLRETRPQEERGSFVLADYFDFVAGTSTGAILAACISLGMPVSKIRKFYEGSGKDMFDKASLFKQFRYKYTDENLACKLKQEFGEKTTLGDAKLRSLLMMVMRNVSTDSPWPIWNNPLAKYNAPGRSDCNLKIPLWQLVRASTAAPTFFPPEVIDIGTHKFIFVDGGITMYNNPAFQAFIMATVEPYNLNWPAGENDLLIVSVGTGTSPDANKDLEPEECNLLYNATSIPSALMFAALNEQDLLCRTFGKCLAGDPLDREIDTLIGKKGPVSPKLFTYMRYNAELTEKGLANLGLSGVEPEQVQRLDSTKYIGELQQVGKAVAKQVQRQHFAKFV from the coding sequence ATGAGTGAGCAGCTGAAAGCGCGTATCAAAGCGACCGGGCCAAAGAAGATCTTAGCGCTTGATGGCGGCGGCATTCGCGGGATGATCACGATCGAAATTCTAGCGGCCATCGAGGAGTTGCTCCGAGAGACACGGCCTCAGGAAGAACGTGGCTCGTTCGTCCTGGCCGATTATTTTGATTTTGTCGCCGGGACCAGCACTGGCGCTATTCTGGCTGCCTGTATTTCGCTGGGCATGCCAGTGAGCAAGATCCGAAAGTTTTATGAGGGCAGCGGCAAGGATATGTTTGATAAAGCATCCTTGTTCAAGCAGTTCCGCTACAAGTACACGGATGAGAATCTTGCCTGTAAGCTGAAGCAAGAGTTTGGAGAGAAGACGACGCTCGGTGATGCGAAGCTGCGGTCGCTCCTGATGATGGTCATGCGCAACGTGAGCACGGATTCTCCCTGGCCCATTTGGAATAATCCCCTTGCTAAATACAATGCTCCCGGTCGTTCGGATTGTAACCTTAAGATTCCCCTCTGGCAGCTAGTCCGCGCGAGTACAGCTGCCCCAACCTTTTTCCCACCCGAAGTCATCGATATCGGTACACACAAGTTCATCTTCGTGGACGGTGGGATCACCATGTACAACAATCCTGCCTTTCAAGCGTTCATCATGGCCACCGTCGAACCGTACAATCTGAACTGGCCTGCCGGCGAGAATGATCTGCTCATCGTCTCGGTTGGAACGGGGACAAGTCCTGATGCGAACAAAGACCTAGAACCGGAAGAATGCAACTTGCTTTATAACGCCACCTCGATCCCTTCAGCGCTGATGTTTGCTGCGCTCAATGAGCAAGACCTGCTGTGCCGTACGTTTGGGAAGTGTTTGGCGGGCGACCCGCTCGATCGCGAGATCGACACACTGATCGGCAAGAAGGGACCGGTTTCACCGAAGCTCTTTACCTACATGCGCTACAACGCGGAGCTGACCGAAAAAGGCTTGGCAAATCTAGGCTTGTCGGGTGTCGAACCCGAACAGGTGCAGCGATTGGATTCCACCAAGTACATCGGTGAGTTACAGCAAGTCGGAAAGGCGGTGGCCAAGCAGGTGCAGCGCCAGCACTTTGCTAAGTTCGTGTAA
- a CDS encoding caspase family protein encodes MAKRAVLIGINKYQIPGADLSGCVNDVKNLSEVLKSYYGFTAKDMTTLIDLKATKKAMQAAIKKLIRSGKKGDVLLLHYSGHGSNVPDDNGDEADKRDEILCPTDLDWKDPFRDDWLRKTLGKLRSGVHLTVIMDCCHSGTITRVMNPQDFARKQRFLPCPLDLMATESGRKLRGTLRGQLGKAPRGRKRKSDVVHADIQELLITGCRDTQTSADAHIGGSYNGALTYYLVESIKEAAGKLTYRELHQRTVAKLKENDFDQVPQLEGQRTSFDRFFLS; translated from the coding sequence ATGGCAAAGCGAGCGGTACTGATCGGGATCAACAAATACCAAATCCCCGGTGCGGATCTCAGCGGGTGTGTCAATGACGTGAAGAATTTAAGTGAGGTGCTCAAGAGCTACTATGGCTTTACTGCCAAGGACATGACGACACTCATTGATCTGAAGGCGACGAAGAAGGCCATGCAAGCGGCCATCAAAAAGCTGATCAGGAGCGGCAAGAAAGGTGACGTCCTGCTCCTCCATTACTCAGGACATGGGTCGAACGTGCCGGATGATAATGGAGATGAAGCGGATAAGCGCGACGAGATCTTGTGTCCAACCGATTTGGATTGGAAAGATCCGTTCCGCGACGACTGGCTTCGGAAGACATTGGGGAAACTTCGATCGGGAGTACATCTCACGGTCATCATGGACTGTTGTCATTCAGGTACCATCACTCGTGTCATGAACCCACAGGACTTTGCCCGCAAGCAACGATTCCTTCCCTGCCCATTGGATCTCATGGCGACAGAATCCGGACGGAAACTGCGGGGGACGCTTCGCGGGCAACTGGGAAAGGCGCCTCGCGGGCGTAAGCGAAAGAGCGATGTCGTCCATGCCGATATCCAAGAGCTGCTCATCACCGGGTGCCGGGATACTCAAACATCCGCCGATGCCCATATCGGCGGCTCGTATAACGGGGCTTTGACCTATTACCTCGTCGAGTCGATCAAAGAAGCCGCGGGCAAGCTGACCTATCGAGAGCTGCATCAACGTACCGTCGCGAAACTGAAGGAGAACGATTTCGATCAAGTTCCCCAGCTTGAAGGGCAACGCACGTCGTTCGATCGTTTCTTTCTCAGCTAA
- a CDS encoding DUF4071 domain-containing protein, with translation MKPHAFVAMPFSVKKDSQGNDIDFNRVYAELIKPALESAGLEVFRADEEQRAGGILPDMFQELLIADLVVADLTIDNPNVWYELGVRHALRARGVVLISGGQVPTAFDLYTDRKLRYSVKDRGPDPAALELERAKLANMVRATMESWQGRKVSPVYSLLDHLQEPQWRDLLLAKRNEFSVAYEAWKSRMEVARQRNHVGDILVLADETPTQALWIESRRAAGNSLVKLRQFDFALEQFESALKLDAEDKPSREKKAVCLGRLGRYEEARECTRQLRENYPSDSEVWALAGRVEKDNWVQRWRRPDSTPAQMRAAAAAEQASLEQAIEPYHKAFIADPSHFYSGINSLTLHLLLEHLGGQPNRTVIDNLIGGVLWASLTAQERDAKDYWARASYAELCVLVNPKDAVVREYRTAVAAANRDWFALDSSRQTLELLRDLEFRPEETAAALAIVDIEIRRATPPFVPRQVFLFSGHMIDKPGRQPPRFPASKEPVAAQKIAEVLQRLGAGPEDLALTQGACGGDLLFTEVCQQRGVKVQWLQPFDEPTFVQKSVVCHDESWRERYYKAKATLTAAVRSTPESLGPPPKDADPYERCNLWLLYTALSYGIDKVQFVCLWDGGGGDGRGGTAHMYQEVNRRTGQVTWIDSRTL, from the coding sequence ATGAAACCTCATGCATTTGTCGCGATGCCGTTCAGTGTGAAGAAGGACAGCCAAGGCAACGACATTGATTTCAATCGCGTCTATGCCGAACTGATCAAGCCGGCGCTGGAGTCGGCGGGTCTGGAGGTGTTCCGGGCAGATGAAGAGCAGCGCGCCGGAGGGATTTTGCCCGATATGTTCCAGGAGTTACTCATTGCGGACCTCGTTGTTGCTGATCTGACGATCGACAATCCCAATGTCTGGTACGAGCTCGGTGTGAGGCATGCGCTGCGGGCACGCGGTGTCGTGCTGATCAGCGGCGGACAAGTGCCGACGGCATTTGACCTGTATACCGATCGCAAACTGCGCTACTCCGTCAAGGACCGTGGACCGGACCCGGCAGCCCTGGAGTTAGAGAGAGCGAAATTGGCCAATATGGTAAGGGCCACGATGGAATCGTGGCAGGGACGCAAAGTCAGCCCGGTGTATTCCCTGCTTGATCACTTGCAAGAGCCTCAGTGGCGAGATCTCCTGCTCGCCAAGCGCAACGAGTTCAGCGTGGCCTATGAGGCGTGGAAGAGCCGGATGGAAGTGGCGCGTCAGAGAAACCACGTCGGCGACATCCTGGTGCTTGCCGACGAAACGCCGACGCAGGCGCTGTGGATAGAATCACGCCGCGCTGCCGGAAACAGCCTGGTCAAACTACGGCAGTTCGATTTCGCGCTGGAGCAGTTCGAGTCGGCGCTGAAGCTCGATGCCGAGGACAAGCCAAGCCGCGAGAAGAAAGCCGTGTGCCTGGGACGACTCGGTCGCTATGAAGAGGCACGGGAGTGCACGCGTCAACTCAGGGAGAATTACCCCTCTGATTCCGAAGTTTGGGCGTTGGCGGGGCGAGTGGAGAAGGACAACTGGGTCCAGCGTTGGCGTAGGCCCGACAGCACTCCCGCACAGATGCGTGCCGCGGCGGCTGCCGAGCAGGCGAGCCTCGAACAAGCCATCGAGCCGTATCACAAAGCGTTCATTGCCGATCCCTCCCACTTTTACTCGGGGATCAATTCGCTGACGCTGCATCTGCTGCTCGAGCATCTCGGCGGACAACCGAACCGAACGGTGATCGACAATCTGATTGGCGGCGTGCTGTGGGCAAGCCTTACGGCTCAAGAACGAGACGCGAAGGATTATTGGGCGCGTGCCAGCTACGCCGAACTGTGCGTGCTGGTTAATCCCAAGGATGCAGTGGTCCGTGAGTATCGTACCGCGGTGGCCGCAGCCAACCGCGACTGGTTCGCGCTTGACTCATCGCGGCAGACGCTTGAACTATTGCGCGATCTCGAGTTCAGGCCCGAGGAGACGGCGGCAGCGCTGGCAATCGTCGATATCGAGATTCGGCGCGCGACTCCGCCGTTTGTGCCCCGACAGGTGTTTCTCTTCAGCGGACACATGATCGATAAGCCGGGACGGCAACCGCCTCGATTTCCTGCCTCCAAAGAACCGGTTGCGGCTCAGAAGATTGCTGAGGTTTTGCAGAGACTCGGAGCCGGTCCCGAAGATCTTGCTCTCACGCAGGGCGCCTGCGGCGGAGATTTGTTGTTTACCGAGGTGTGCCAGCAGCGAGGGGTCAAGGTTCAGTGGCTCCAGCCGTTCGACGAACCGACTTTTGTCCAGAAGTCGGTGGTCTGCCACGACGAATCGTGGCGCGAGCGATATTACAAGGCCAAAGCCACGCTCACGGCGGCTGTTCGCTCAACTCCGGAAAGTCTTGGCCCTCCTCCGAAAGATGCTGATCCTTACGAACGCTGTAATCTCTGGCTCCTCTATACCGCCCTTTCCTATGGCATAGACAAGGTTCAGTTTGTCTGTCTTTGGGACGGTGGTGGAGGTGATGGCCGAGGTGGCACCGCGCATATGTATCAGGAAGTGAACCGTCGGACCGGTCAGGTAACCTGGATCGATAGCCGGACTCTGTAG
- a CDS encoding DUF4231 domain-containing protein encodes MLKKPEDHEHMRAEMNKLIEALELPDLNKQFLRARWLEQVIWMEDKAWDSVRSYYALRLTTIIGGVIVPALVSLNISNGADGAIKMITFAVSLVVALSAAVEEFFHYGERWRHYRRTVESLKSEGWQFFQLSGPYVNLSHVQAYPGFAARVEELSREEVETYLTRVVKERKEKDESGPSVVGRSKTD; translated from the coding sequence ATGCTCAAGAAGCCGGAAGACCATGAGCACATGCGGGCCGAGATGAACAAGCTCATTGAGGCGCTGGAGTTGCCGGACCTGAACAAACAGTTCCTTCGAGCGCGGTGGCTGGAACAAGTCATTTGGATGGAGGACAAGGCGTGGGATTCCGTCCGGTCGTATTACGCGTTGCGGCTCACGACGATTATCGGAGGCGTCATCGTACCGGCGCTGGTCAGTCTGAATATCAGCAATGGTGCCGATGGTGCCATCAAAATGATCACGTTCGCGGTCAGTTTGGTCGTGGCGCTGAGTGCCGCCGTGGAGGAGTTCTTTCACTACGGTGAACGCTGGCGCCACTATCGGCGCACGGTGGAATCGCTCAAGAGCGAAGGCTGGCAGTTCTTCCAGCTCAGTGGACCCTACGTGAACCTGAGCCATGTTCAGGCCTATCCGGGATTCGCCGCGCGAGTCGAGGAGCTCAGTCGTGAGGAGGTCGAGACTTATCTGACGCGGGTGGTGAAAGAAAGAAAAGAGAAGGACGAGAGTGGCCCTTCCGTGGTGGGACGCAGTAAGACGGATTGA